A single window of Bacteroidota bacterium DNA harbors:
- a CDS encoding transketolase, with product MANISELKKLSSQVRRDIVRMVHAVNSGHPGGSLGCVEFFVALYNDILKHNPKNFTIDGKGEDLFFLSNGHISPVYYSVLSRAGYFPVSELKTFRKLNTRLQGHPTTHENLPGVRIASGSLGQGMSVAVGAALSKKLNKDNSVVYSLHGDGELQEGQIWEAALYAAANKIDNYIATVDYNGRQIDGDVDNVLSLGNLKAKFEAFGWTTLEIANGNDMEQVISGIKNAQTYLGKGKPVIILMRTEMGFGVDYMMGTHKWHGKAPNDDQLKAALGQLEETLGDY from the coding sequence ATGGCCAATATTTCCGAATTAAAAAAATTAAGTTCACAAGTAAGAAGAGACATCGTACGTATGGTGCATGCTGTAAATTCAGGGCATCCAGGCGGTTCTCTCGGCTGCGTTGAGTTTTTTGTAGCTCTATACAATGATATTTTAAAACATAATCCGAAAAACTTTACAATCGATGGTAAAGGTGAAGATTTGTTTTTCCTGAGTAACGGTCATATTTCTCCTGTTTACTATAGTGTTCTCTCTCGTGCAGGTTATTTTCCTGTTTCAGAATTAAAAACATTCAGAAAATTAAATACACGTTTACAAGGACATCCTACAACACATGAAAATTTACCGGGCGTGCGTATTGCAAGTGGTTCACTCGGACAAGGAATGAGTGTTGCTGTTGGTGCAGCTTTGAGTAAAAAATTAAACAAAGATAATTCGGTTGTGTATAGCTTACACGGTGATGGCGAATTACAAGAAGGACAGATTTGGGAAGCTGCTTTATATGCAGCCGCTAACAAAATCGACAATTACATTGCTACTGTAGATTATAATGGTCGCCAGATTGATGGTGATGTAGATAATGTACTTTCATTAGGAAATTTGAAAGCTAAATTTGAAGCTTTCGGTTGGACCACCTTAGAAATTGCAAATGGCAATGATATGGAACAAGTGATTTCAGGAATTAAGAATGCACAAACGTATCTTGGCAAAGGAAAACCCGTTATTATCTTAATGCGCACCGAAATGGGTTTCGGCGTTGATTACATGATGGGCACTCACAAATGGCATGGCAAAGCTCCTAATGACGATCAATTAAAAGCTGCTCTCGGACAATTAGAAGAAACCTTAGGCGATTATTAA
- the ychF gene encoding redox-regulated ATPase YchF yields the protein MALKCGIVGLPNVGKSTLFNCLSNAKAQAANFPFCTIDPNVGTITVPDERLNKLAEFVKPQNILPTTVEIVDIAGLVKGASKGEGLGNKFLANIRECNAILHVLRCFDDPNVVHVDGSVNPVRDKEIIDTELQLKDLESVDVKIKKFEKQAKTGSDKEAVKTYNTLLKVKATLESGKSARAANLEDNELPYVEDLHLLTIKPVMYVCNVDEASAKSGNKYVDQVREAVKDENAEILVITAQMESEIAALETYEEKQMFLQEMGLDEPGVNKLIKSAYKLLNLQTYFTAGVKEVRAWTITKGMKAPEAAGVIHTDFTKGFIKAEVIGYNDFITLGSEAACRDAGKLRIEGKEYVVADGDVMHFRFNV from the coding sequence ATGGCTTTAAAGTGTGGAATTGTAGGGTTACCGAATGTAGGAAAATCGACCCTTTTTAATTGTTTAAGTAATGCAAAGGCGCAAGCGGCGAATTTTCCGTTTTGTACGATTGATCCAAACGTAGGTACGATTACAGTGCCTGATGAGCGTTTGAACAAGTTGGCTGAATTTGTAAAACCACAAAATATTTTACCAACTACTGTTGAGATTGTAGACATTGCTGGCTTGGTAAAGGGCGCCAGCAAAGGCGAAGGTTTAGGAAATAAGTTTTTAGCAAACATTCGTGAGTGTAATGCTATTTTGCATGTGTTGCGTTGTTTCGATGATCCAAATGTAGTACACGTGGATGGTTCAGTGAATCCGGTACGTGATAAAGAAATTATCGACACCGAGTTACAGTTGAAAGATTTGGAAAGTGTTGATGTGAAAATCAAAAAGTTTGAGAAGCAAGCAAAAACTGGTAGTGATAAGGAAGCTGTAAAAACGTATAACACGCTTTTAAAAGTGAAAGCTACTTTAGAGAGTGGAAAATCGGCTCGTGCTGCTAATCTTGAAGATAATGAATTGCCATATGTTGAGGATTTACATCTGCTCACTATTAAACCGGTGATGTATGTATGTAATGTTGATGAAGCGTCTGCAAAGAGCGGGAATAAATACGTTGACCAAGTTAGAGAGGCTGTGAAAGATGAGAATGCTGAAATTTTAGTGATAACCGCACAAATGGAAAGTGAGATTGCTGCGCTTGAAACGTATGAAGAAAAACAAATGTTCTTACAGGAGATGGGTTTGGATGAGCCGGGCGTAAATAAATTAATTAAGTCGGCATATAAACTTTTAAATCTTCAAACTTACTTTACGGCAGGCGTGAAAGAAGTACGTGCTTGGACAATCACAAAGGGAATGAAAGCACCGGAAGCAGCCGGCGTAATTCATACAGATTTTACAAAGGGTTTTATCAAGGCAGAAGTAATCGGTTACAATGATTTCATTACACTCGGTTCAGAAGCAGCTTGCAGGGATGCCGGTAAATTAAGAATTGAAGGTAAGGAGTATGTAGTTGCAGACGGAGATGTGATGCATTTTAGATTTAATGTTTAG
- a CDS encoding four helix bundle protein gives MGTIRRFEDLEVWQVARKLNTELIPVLLQLSESKSYGLKEQLDRSAGSVMDNIAEGFERDGNREFIHFLSIAKASLGEVRSQLYRVLDRNFIDQKQFDEYNNKCLELANQIGRFMTYLNNSNIQGKKFLKPKEILSSNNKPEITNSK, from the coding sequence ATGGGAACGATACGAAGATTTGAAGATTTGGAAGTTTGGCAAGTAGCTAGAAAGCTAAATACGGAATTAATTCCTGTGTTACTGCAGCTAAGCGAAAGCAAAAGTTATGGATTAAAGGAACAGTTAGATCGTTCGGCAGGTTCTGTTATGGATAATATTGCCGAAGGGTTTGAAAGAGATGGGAATAGAGAATTCATCCATTTTTTATCAATAGCAAAGGCTTCCTTAGGTGAAGTAAGGTCGCAATTATACAGAGTGTTAGATAGAAATTTTATTGATCAGAAACAGTTTGATGAGTATAATAATAAATGTCTGGAACTTGCGAATCAAATTGGACGTTTTATGACTTATCTTAATAATTCAAATATTCAAGGAAAGAAGTTTTTAAAACCAAAAGAAATTCTTTCTTCGAATAACAAACCCGAAATAACAAACTCGAAATAA
- a CDS encoding TIGR00266 family protein, producing MKNHEIDYKISGEELQCVEIELDPQEAVIAEPGSFMMMTEGIEMQTMFGDGSNQGGFMGKLFTAGKRLLTGENLFMTVYSNVSNQKRQVTFAGPYTGKIIPMNLAQLGGKIICQKDSFLCAAKGVDIGIEFQKKLGTGLFGGEGFIMQKLEGDGMAFVHSGGYIIEKDLQPGELIKVDTGCLVAFTQTVDYDIQFVKGVKNVIFGGEGLFYATLRGPGKVWLQSLPISRLAGRILSYGGGMGRKREEGSILGGLGNLLDGDGI from the coding sequence ATGAAAAATCACGAAATAGATTACAAGATTTCAGGCGAAGAATTACAATGTGTGGAGATTGAATTAGATCCACAAGAAGCAGTTATTGCGGAGCCCGGAAGTTTTATGATGATGACAGAAGGCATCGAAATGCAAACCATGTTTGGTGACGGTAGTAATCAAGGTGGTTTCATGGGTAAATTATTTACAGCCGGTAAGCGTTTGTTAACCGGCGAAAATTTATTCATGACAGTGTATTCGAATGTTTCAAATCAAAAACGTCAGGTAACATTTGCAGGACCCTATACCGGAAAAATCATTCCGATGAATTTAGCACAGCTCGGCGGAAAAATTATTTGTCAGAAGGATAGTTTTTTATGCGCGGCAAAAGGCGTAGATATCGGAATTGAATTTCAAAAGAAATTAGGAACCGGATTGTTTGGTGGTGAAGGATTCATTATGCAAAAATTAGAAGGCGATGGAATGGCTTTCGTTCATAGTGGAGGTTACATTATAGAAAAGGATTTGCAACCCGGCGAATTAATAAAAGTAGACACAGGATGTTTAGTTGCCTTTACTCAAACTGTCGATTACGATATTCAATTTGTGAAAGGGGTGAAGAACGTTATATTCGGTGGAGAAGGTTTGTTTTATGCAACGCTTCGCGGTCCGGGTAAGGTATGGCTTCAGTCATTACCAATTAGTCGTTTAGCAGGTAGAATTTTATCTTACGGCGGTGGTATGGGAAGAAAACGTGAAGAAGGAAGTATCCTGGGCGGATTAGGGAATTTATTAGATGGGGATGGAATTTAA